In the Butyricicoccus intestinisimiae genome, GACGAGGTCTTATTGATATGCTGTCCGCCCGCACCCGACGAACGATAGGTGTCAATTTTCAGATCCTTCGGGTCGATGGTCAGCTCCACGTCATCCACCTCCGGCAGCACCGCAACAGTTACGGTAGACGTGTGCACACGGCCCTGCGATTCGGTCTCCGGCACGCGCTGTACGCGGTGCACACCGCTCTCGTACTTGAGACGAGAAAAGGCGCCTTCGCCGTCAATGCTGAAGGTAATCTCTCGGAAGCCGCCCAATTCGGTCTCAGATTCACTGATGCGTTCGGTTTTCCAGCCTCTTGTATCCGCATACATGGTATACATGCGGTACAGCGATGCGGCAAACAACGCTGCCTCCTCGCCGCCCGCACCCGCACGAATTTCCATAATGACACTGCGCTCATCACGCGCGTCTTTTGGCAAAAGCAGAATCTTTAATTCCTGCTCCAGCTGCTCCTTTTGCTCGCGGCTGGATACCAAGGTCTCCTGCGCGAGCGCATGCATGTCTGCATCGCCGCCCGCTTCCTCCAGCAGTTCCTTTGCGTCCTGCTCATCCTGACAAGCAGTCTGGTATGCGCGGTATGTCTTGAGAATCGGCTGCAAATTTCGATGTTCCTTTGTCAGAGCCGCCGCCCGCTCCGGATCATCGTATAAATTCGGGCTGGCAAGCTGGTTTTCCAGCTCATCATACCGATCGGCAAGCCCTTCCAGCTTTTCCAGCATGAATTTCAACTCCTTGTTATTATTTCTCTTTATTATACAATTTATATTGTTTTATATTGTATAAATAAATTATTTGATTACTATTCGTTTACCCACACCCCAACGCTCATCTGCAAATCCGCTTCTCCGTTGATGGTAATGGACAGACATTGGTTTGCTTTTTTTCTTCCGAACAGGCGGTCAAGCACAAAATTTTCCATCTCAAACAAGTTTTCTTCGCAGAAATATGCGGTGCGGTCTCCAATCAATAGCGGATACGTCACTTTTCCCTCTCCGCGAATCAGTGCCCGATGCTTGACGTCGTGCAGCTCCAATGCATCTATCTTACCGCCCAGCAGTGCGCGCAGTCCGGTAATAAACTGCGGCGCCACGGTCGCTGACAGCCGAATCTCTGCGAGTTGGAAATGGTCGTTATCCGTTGCATATAAGCTGCATGGAACTGTATACCGTATCATAGGTACGCCCCCTTCTGTCCGTCTCTGTCTCTTGTTTACCAGTATCCGCTGCCAATCATTTTGACAACGGAGAAATACTCTCGGATGTACATCAAAACAGCGGATGCCGGATCTCCCGCCGGTGCAGACACCACAGACGGCGTCAGACCGACATGCCGCATAATATGCCGAATGCGGAACAAATGAAAGCTGCTCGACACAACCGTGACATGCTGCGTATCCCAGCTGCGCTCTTCACAGATTTTCATGGCATTTTCTATGTTTTGTACCGTGTTGTGCGACTGGTCTTCCAGTACGATGCGGCTGGAATCTGCGCCGTGCTGCACCATCCAGCGGCGCATGACCGTCGCTTCGGGCTCCGCTTCGTCGGCTCCCTGTCCGCCGCACACGATGACCTGTGCCTCCGGATTCTGCTTCATGACGTCCATCGCCACAACCAGCCGATTTTTGAGATTCTGCGACGGCTGGTCGCCGCGCAGACCGCCGCCGAGCACACACAGGACATCTATCGGCTGCTGTACCTCAGACCGTGTACCGGACACAATCATGCCCTCTATCCCGACAAACGAGCACAGCCAAACGAGAAACAGCACATGCCCGATGCGCACGAGCCATTTGCTGATGCGCTGTGTGACACCGGTTTGTGTATCGCGCCATGCAAGAAGCTTGCACATCAGTGCCGTACAAATGCATAACACCGCAAAGAAATACAGACCAAACCGCCATGTTGTCATAAACATAGCGCACGGAATGCATCCCACAGTGGCAATCAGACAGATCAGACACAGCGTGCGATAGAATCGTTTCATGCGTCCTGCATCTCCTCCAACTGCGCAGACAGCTGTTCCCACTGCTCCATGAGTTCCATCAGCTGGGTTTCCACTTCATCCTTCTGGTTGGAAAGCTCCATCAGCTTGCCCGGATCGCTTGCCGCAGCAGCCATCTGTTCATCCAATGCAGTGCTCTGTTCCTCACACTGAGAAATTTCGCGCTCCAGCTTGGCAATTTTCTTCTCCAACTGCTTGGTGCCGCCCTTTGGCTTGGGCTTTTCTTTTTTGGGCTTCGGCGCCACAGCAGCTGCTTTTTCCGCGGCTTTGCGCTCACGAAAGGCGAGATACTGTTCATAATTGCCGGTAAAATCAATCATTTCGCCGTCCATCAGGACGATAATGCGATTGGCAAACCGAGATACAAAATAGCGGTCATGCGATACAAACAACAGCGTGCCGGTAAAGCCTTCAATGGCCTCCTCAATCCACTCACGGGACAAAATATCCAGATGGTTGGTCGGCTCGTCGAGCACGAGCATATTGAGCGGATCGTACATCAGTTCACACAAGCGCAGACGGCTTTTTTCGCCGCCGGACAGCTTGGATACCGGCTTGAGTGCATCTTCGCCGGAGAACTGGAATCGTCCCAGACGATTGCGCGCAGTCTGCGGCGTGACGTTCTTTTCATAAATCAAGGTATCTACGAGCGTGCGGTTTTCATCCTCAAAATGAACGACCTGCGGCAAATACGCGGGCTTAAGTCCCTCGCCCTTTTTGATTGTGCCGCTGTCTGCCGCCTCACAGCCCAAAATAATGTTGAGCAGTGTCGTTTTGCCGGTGCC is a window encoding:
- the prfA gene encoding peptide chain release factor 1 yields the protein MLEKLEGLADRYDELENQLASPNLYDDPERAAALTKEHRNLQPILKTYRAYQTACQDEQDAKELLEEAGGDADMHALAQETLVSSREQKEQLEQELKILLLPKDARDERSVIMEIRAGAGGEEAALFAASLYRMYTMYADTRGWKTERISESETELGGFREITFSIDGEGAFSRLKYESGVHRVQRVPETESQGRVHTSTVTVAVLPEVDDVELTIDPKDLKIDTYRSSGAGGQHINKTSSAIRITHLPTGMVVECQDERSQFKNRDKAMKVLRSRLFEIKQREQDDAIAAERRSQVGSGDRSERIRTYNFPENRVSEHRIKLTLYKLDNFLNGNLDEVLDALITTDQAEKLAKMEN
- a CDS encoding YdcF family protein, whose protein sequence is MKRFYRTLCLICLIATVGCIPCAMFMTTWRFGLYFFAVLCICTALMCKLLAWRDTQTGVTQRISKWLVRIGHVLFLVWLCSFVGIEGMIVSGTRSEVQQPIDVLCVLGGGLRGDQPSQNLKNRLVVAMDVMKQNPEAQVIVCGGQGADEAEPEATVMRRWMVQHGADSSRIVLEDQSHNTVQNIENAMKICEERSWDTQHVTVVSSSFHLFRIRHIMRHVGLTPSVVSAPAGDPASAVLMYIREYFSVVKMIGSGYW